In Cryptomeria japonica chromosome 1, Sugi_1.0, whole genome shotgun sequence, the sequence GAGAGATACTCTCTTCACTATTACAACACAACACATACATCGAGGGGCTCTGAAAACCATGCTTACATAAATTATCCTAGTTGAGGCATCGGTTGTGGACCACTAGCCACATGAAAAAATTATACTTTGGCCAAGAGAACTTATACCAAACTTGCTTCCACCAAGGGACTTGAATGTCCCCAAAAGTCTGCCACACCAACTCAACACAGCCAGTAGAAACATAAAACTTTCCAGACAAATTATTACTTGCGCAAACCAAAGCATCATTCCTTACCAAGGTGGTGCATTCACGAGACTCAAGAATTTGAGCCAGCTCTTTTCTATCTTCCACAAAGCCTCCAAGTGGCAATTCAGAAGGATTCTTCCAACGAAAACAAGCCACCAGCCCTCCATTATGAGCAATCTTATAATGATCAATAGTATCCCAACCAACAGAAATAAACATATCAGAAAGGGACTGAAGATGAGGATGGGTAGAAAGGATAGGAGGATGACCATCCCAGGAATCCAACCAAAAAGGATCTTGAGACCCTGTATGACAGATCCAAAAGAGCCCATTCTTAACTAACTGAGCCCCCAACTTCAAAGTATTGCAAATCATAGAACCACGACCCTCCACAGGAAAGCAAGAAACATCAAACACATTAACATTTGGAAGATACTTATGGGTAAGAATACGAACCCAAAGTTGATTCTTACTAGTGCACCAATGACAATATAACTTAGCAGCAAGAGCTTGCCCATTTAAAATAGCAGAACATAAACCAAGTCCACCCTCATTCTTAGGCCTGCACATGGTGTCCCACTTAACAAGGCTCCATTTAGCAGTTGACAAAGTACCACTCCAAAGAAATTGTCGAGAGAGGGTATCAAATTCCTTAAGGAAATACATGGGAGCAACTTGAACAAAACATCTGTAAATAGGCAAAGCTTGAATAACAGATTTTAAAAGAGTCAATTTGGCAGCAGTAGATAGCCACCAatgagtccaatgattaaccttctgATGCAACTTGTCAAGTATAATCTGCCAAGAAGACCTGGGGTGTCTTCCAATAGtaagaggaatacccaaataaataaAGCGAAGAGACCAACCTGAA encodes:
- the LOC131041899 gene encoding uncharacterized protein LOC131041899 is translated as MSCVTSSSFLVIVNGKPSEPFGVSRGLHQGDPLLSYLFIIMVEGLGHFLKFRASQGLIHGWQWGNGLPQISHLQFVDDTTLMGLARIREAESFRYTLDIYIAASGQKVNEHKFSIFFFNTPQTIQRRIADILQFQVGLFALFIWVFLLLLEDTPGLLGRLYLTSCIRRCFVQVAPMYFLKEFDTLSRQFLWSGTLSTAKWSLVKWDTMCRPKNEGGLGLCSAILNGQALAAKLYCHWCTSKNQLWVRILTHKYLPNVNVFDVSCFPVEGRGSMICNTLKLGAQLVKNGLFWICHTGSQDPFWLDSWDGHPPILSTHPHLQSLSDMFISVGWDTIDHYKIAHNGGLVACFRWKNPSELPLGGFVEDRKELAQILESRECTTLVRNDALVCASNNLSGKFYVSTGCVELVWQTFGDIQVPWWKQVWYKFSWPKYNFFMWLVVHNRCLN